One window of the Tachypleus tridentatus isolate NWPU-2018 chromosome 10, ASM421037v1, whole genome shotgun sequence genome contains the following:
- the LOC143228082 gene encoding uncharacterized protein LOC143228082, with protein MKVSVILVMIIAANIVAETPKIKHQYAVSFFRNDKILQIESLEEFRGFSNIRCLELCNRNVKCKAFNFGHETCTLLPKSLCDTSHRAQLTDKVGYNYFDLLQDPQKEEQSYGRDECRTFGRCAPHCIPGQPAFYDEKVDRNEADKRCRGRGQLLVMPKSRADDTMILNLVEKARKNVTHFYVWIGVTKDTNTNAWVYDDTTFVGDFQPWGTHEPQSRVGETCVGFYLIINQYGRFHGWMDSWCDGEDSLYPYICA; from the exons ATGAAAGTATCGGTTATATTAGTTATGATAATTGCAGCAAACATCGTTGCCGAAACGCCGAAAATAAAACATCAGTATGCTGTTAGTTTCTTTCGAAACGATAAAATTCTGCAGATAGAAAGTCTAGAAGAATTTCGAGGTTTTTCTAACATACGATGTCTTGAGCTCTGTAacagaaatgtaaaatgtaaagCTTTCAACTTCGGGCATGAAACTTGTACGTTGCTTCCAAAGTCTCTCTGTGACACGAGTCATCGAGCCCAATTAACTGATAAAGTTGGCTACAACTATTTTGACCTTCTACAAGATCCGCAAAAAGAG GAACAGAGTTACGGTAGAGATGAGTGTAGGACTTTCGGAAGATGTGCTCCACACTGCATTCCAGGTCAAC cgGCGTTCTACGATGAAAAGGTGGACCGTAATGAAGCAGATAAGCGGTGTCGTGGAAGAGGGCAATTACTAGTTATGCCTAAATCTCGAGCTGACGATACAATGATCCTGAATTTAGTCGAAAAAGCACGAAAGAACGTCACTCATTTTTACGTTTGGATTGGAGTGACCAAAGATACAAATACTAATGCATGGGTTTATGATGACACCACCTTTGTGGGGGACTTCCAGCCGTGGGGCACACATGAGCCCCAGAGTAGGGTCGGAGAGACTTGTGTTGGTTTCTATCTTATAATCAACCAGTATGGAAGGTTTCATGGCTGGATGGACAGTTGGTGTGACGGTGAGGATTCCTTGTACCCCTACATATGTGCTTAA